A part of Marinobacter psychrophilus genomic DNA contains:
- a CDS encoding NosR/NirI family protein has protein sequence MVGRITLLIICFFSCFSTAQAELSENKKALIMELFPSATVIEEKLADFPVYPVYQLQELLGYAYESIDLSRLQGFAGQPISMLVGMDNRGRFTGVKVLNHHEPVFLHGLGEEPLFDFVNQYKGQSLREQIIINTSNTGRPKRTSDGNMVYFDGVSKATVSVLIINDTLLSSALKVARSKLAGFVQTAQTRAKPDFFERLSWQQLVERGYIGHWKLSRDAIESEFGRPLADYPQGFEGTDDSPFTELFFGYINAPMVGRNLLGDQGYQKLMAYIDPGAQVMLVLSGGAFPHISESFIPGSNPERLSLSQNGLAVEMRDLNLSGQGLKLQAAGMPDLVAHNFFRMGGSAGFSPGADATLNVHIELARNHLVRDSIIMDVPVRFNTDLFETVEPAPSFMDEREPIWIGLWKQRWWQIAILLTALTVLTVFFARQKTLSRHPKRVHRFRWGFLFFTLFYIGFFAQGQLSVVNIYTLFLAIWDGFSLNVFLLDPIIFILWVYTFISLFIWGRGLFCGWLCPFGALQEMAAWLGEKLRLRQIKVPERWHRRLILIKYPILIGLLGTAFYSLALAEKLVEVEPFKTSITLLFVRHWPFVVYAVGLLVIGMFINKFYCRYLCPLGAGLAIIGRLRLFNWLDRVELCGTPCQHCKNACGINAIRKDGRIDYDECIQCLECVVILNDDEQCVDKRLQNKKHQRQAYILATDAGNS, from the coding sequence ATGGTTGGGCGCATCACGCTCCTTATTATTTGCTTCTTTAGCTGCTTTTCCACAGCTCAGGCAGAACTCTCCGAAAACAAAAAAGCGCTGATAATGGAACTGTTTCCGTCGGCAACGGTTATTGAAGAGAAGTTGGCAGACTTCCCCGTTTATCCCGTTTATCAGCTGCAAGAGCTACTAGGCTATGCCTATGAGTCGATCGATTTAAGCAGGCTTCAGGGCTTCGCAGGCCAGCCCATCAGCATGCTGGTCGGCATGGACAACCGTGGCCGCTTTACTGGCGTAAAAGTACTGAATCATCACGAACCGGTGTTCTTGCATGGCTTGGGAGAAGAACCACTGTTCGACTTTGTTAATCAATACAAAGGGCAGTCACTGCGGGAACAAATCATTATAAACACATCCAATACCGGCCGCCCAAAGCGAACCAGTGACGGCAATATGGTGTATTTTGACGGTGTCAGCAAAGCCACAGTCTCCGTTCTTATTATTAATGACACCTTGCTGTCATCGGCTTTGAAAGTAGCCCGCAGCAAACTCGCGGGGTTTGTGCAGACCGCTCAAACACGGGCAAAACCAGATTTCTTTGAAAGGCTCAGCTGGCAACAGCTAGTCGAGCGAGGCTACATTGGCCATTGGAAACTGAGCCGTGACGCCATTGAATCTGAGTTCGGCCGCCCACTTGCGGACTATCCTCAGGGTTTTGAAGGGACTGACGACAGCCCCTTCACCGAACTGTTCTTCGGCTATATCAACGCCCCTATGGTAGGCCGAAACCTGTTGGGAGACCAAGGCTATCAAAAGCTAATGGCGTATATAGACCCGGGCGCGCAAGTAATGCTGGTGCTGTCCGGCGGAGCCTTTCCCCACATATCCGAAAGCTTTATACCCGGCAGCAACCCAGAGCGGCTTAGCCTGAGTCAGAATGGGCTGGCTGTGGAAATGCGCGACTTGAACCTATCCGGCCAAGGCCTGAAGCTACAGGCCGCCGGCATGCCCGACCTGGTAGCCCACAACTTCTTCCGCATGGGCGGAAGCGCTGGCTTTAGTCCCGGTGCCGATGCCACGTTGAATGTTCACATCGAACTTGCCCGTAACCACTTGGTGCGAGACAGCATCATTATGGATGTACCTGTTCGCTTCAACACGGATTTGTTTGAAACGGTAGAACCTGCTCCGTCGTTTATGGATGAACGCGAGCCTATATGGATCGGCCTGTGGAAGCAGCGCTGGTGGCAAATCGCCATTTTGTTAACGGCGCTCACAGTGTTGACGGTTTTTTTCGCTCGCCAAAAAACATTAAGCCGCCACCCAAAACGAGTACACCGTTTTCGCTGGGGGTTTCTGTTTTTTACCCTGTTTTACATTGGCTTTTTCGCTCAGGGCCAGCTGTCGGTGGTTAATATTTACACGCTTTTTCTGGCGATCTGGGATGGTTTTTCTCTCAATGTGTTTCTACTCGACCCTATTATTTTCATTTTATGGGTGTACACCTTTATCAGCCTGTTCATTTGGGGCCGCGGCTTGTTCTGTGGGTGGTTATGCCCGTTTGGTGCACTTCAGGAGATGGCCGCCTGGCTGGGCGAAAAGCTTCGCCTGCGTCAGATCAAAGTGCCAGAGCGGTGGCATCGGCGCCTGATTCTGATCAAATACCCTATTCTGATTGGCTTGCTGGGCACGGCGTTTTATTCTCTTGCGCTGGCTGAGAAGCTGGTCGAAGTGGAACCCTTCAAAACCAGCATTACCCTGCTTTTTGTACGTCACTGGCCGTTTGTGGTTTACGCCGTCGGGTTGCTGGTTATCGGGATGTTTATCAACAAATTCTATTGCCGCTACTTATGCCCACTGGGCGCCGGATTGGCGATCATCGGCCGGCTAAGGCTCTTCAACTGGCTGGACCGGGTCGAGTTGTGCGGCACCCCTTGCCAGCATTGCAAGAACGCCTGCGGCATTAACGCCATTCGCAAAGACGGAAGAATTGATTACGACGAATGCATTCAATGCCTGGAATGCGTGGTGATACTCAACGACGACGAACAGTGCGTTGACAAGCGCCTGCAGAATAAAAAACACCAGCGCCAAGCCTACATACTGGCCACCGACGCTGGCAATTCTTAA
- a CDS encoding GlxA family transcriptional regulator, translated as MLQTVNVAILVVPGTALSAVYGLIDLFQSANRILGELQSTPDITFSVSRWQLDEEQVISIDPGAVPPALVIVPPILDGQAYLDPQPIIGAQLATWHRQGVVISSACAGAFFLAQAGLLEGRRATTHWQLESAFRCAYPTIELDTDALLITDPDLVTAGGVMSWMDLGLHLIGRYVPPTVVQALGRFLLVDTGVRQQSYYRSFIPVLDHNDRAILHVQHHIHRAYDQPLNITQMAAMAALTERTFIRRFIKATQLRPAEYLQQQRVHKAREKLENTATTIERIAWQVGYEDISAFRRMFQKKTGLTPSQYRERFARYRKEVPGKKHKSPDR; from the coding sequence ATGTTGCAAACCGTCAATGTCGCCATCCTGGTTGTGCCTGGTACCGCACTTTCAGCCGTTTACGGGCTGATAGACCTGTTTCAAAGTGCCAATCGCATTCTTGGTGAACTTCAAAGCACCCCTGACATTACCTTCAGCGTCAGCCGTTGGCAGTTGGATGAGGAACAGGTTATTTCGATAGATCCCGGGGCTGTGCCCCCAGCTCTGGTCATTGTTCCGCCAATACTCGACGGCCAAGCTTATCTTGATCCGCAACCCATCATCGGCGCCCAATTAGCTACTTGGCACAGACAGGGTGTCGTCATCAGCTCGGCCTGCGCGGGTGCTTTTTTTCTGGCGCAAGCAGGCCTGCTGGAGGGGCGTCGCGCCACCACGCACTGGCAGTTGGAAAGCGCTTTCCGCTGTGCATATCCAACCATCGAACTGGACACCGATGCATTGCTTATAACAGATCCAGACCTGGTTACCGCCGGCGGGGTAATGTCCTGGATGGACCTTGGACTGCACCTGATCGGGCGCTATGTGCCACCAACGGTGGTGCAGGCATTGGGCAGATTTTTACTGGTTGATACCGGCGTGCGCCAGCAAAGCTACTACCGCAGCTTTATACCTGTGCTGGACCACAACGACCGGGCCATCCTTCACGTGCAGCACCATATTCACCGGGCCTATGACCAGCCATTAAATATTACGCAGATGGCGGCGATGGCCGCGCTTACGGAGCGAACGTTCATCCGTCGTTTTATAAAAGCCACACAGCTACGACCGGCGGAATACCTGCAGCAACAACGGGTTCATAAAGCCCGGGAAAAACTGGAAAACACCGCAACAACCATCGAGCGAATAGCTTGGCAAGTTGGCTATGAGGATATAAGTGCGTTTCGCCGAATGTTCCAGAAAAAAACCGGGCTGACACCGAGCCAGTACAGAGAACGCTTCGCTCGTTACCGAAAAGAAGTTCCCGGCAAAAAACACAAAAGCCCAGACCGGTAA
- a CDS encoding zinc ribbon domain-containing protein, with protein MPVYDYKCREHGLFNTLATMADAAKPADCPSCNVLSPRVIVLAPHIANMDTTKRAAMERNERSRHEPVFSTADRRDNDKEHSRSCGCGSPKPGKSLLFYTADGKKMFPSMRPWMISH; from the coding sequence ATGCCTGTGTATGACTATAAATGTCGGGAGCACGGCCTGTTTAACACATTGGCGACCATGGCAGACGCCGCTAAGCCGGCGGATTGCCCTAGCTGCAATGTGCTATCGCCGAGGGTGATTGTGTTAGCTCCGCACATTGCAAACATGGACACCACGAAGCGGGCGGCGATGGAGCGGAATGAGCGTTCCCGCCATGAGCCTGTGTTTTCAACCGCCGACCGCCGGGATAATGACAAAGAACACAGCCGAAGTTGCGGCTGTGGCTCACCCAAACCCGGGAAGTCCCTGCTGTTTTACACCGCTGACGGGAAGAAAATGTTCCCTTCCATGCGGCCGTGGATGATCAGCCACTGA
- a CDS encoding CBS domain-containing protein, whose translation MSNQLHVMAEQPVSARFRLASRTQNTLTHDDLATELLKDFNRQSPLTVRSSEDIHAIGKKLELSGETLCVVINRKDDVIGMLHMKDLIGSLPMSLASQRGSSIADLVAQDVMRPVWSLPTLGFKKLQNLTVDDLLFTFRELHSDYLLVIETVAGEEDKVVRGLLSADELSRRLGVPVNTTPRPESFSDIVHAVRKTLG comes from the coding sequence ATGAGCAATCAATTGCATGTTATGGCTGAACAACCGGTCAGTGCCCGTTTTCGGCTTGCGTCTCGGACGCAAAATACTCTTACCCACGACGATCTTGCAACCGAACTGCTGAAAGACTTCAACAGGCAAAGCCCGCTAACCGTCCGCTCATCAGAGGATATCCATGCGATCGGGAAAAAGCTGGAGCTTTCCGGAGAAACCTTGTGTGTGGTTATTAATCGCAAGGACGATGTGATCGGAATGCTGCACATGAAAGACCTGATCGGTTCCTTACCCATGAGCCTTGCCAGCCAGCGTGGAAGCTCCATCGCTGACCTGGTGGCACAGGATGTCATGCGTCCGGTTTGGAGCCTGCCAACGCTTGGTTTCAAAAAACTGCAAAACCTGACCGTCGATGACTTGCTGTTCACTTTCAGGGAGTTGCATTCGGACTATCTTCTAGTCATAGAAACGGTTGCCGGTGAAGAGGATAAAGTTGTCCGCGGGCTTTTGTCTGCTGACGAGCTCAGCCGTCGCCTTGGTGTTCCGGTGAACACCACACCTCGTCCAGAGTCATTCTCTGACATCGTTCATGCTGTTCGGAAAACCTTGGGGTAA
- a CDS encoding response regulator transcription factor produces the protein MPVGSQALNISRNITPDVVLMDALMPNMDGFETCRRLKENPAFIDVPIIFMTGLSNTEHVVMGLNSGGVDYVTKPINTAELLARMDVHLANARMARSARSALDTAGQNLFAVDRDGNLLWSTPQVCRCLPDTCHPDFQPIRAKLAEWLSHNPDPGHQMQLNALDTQHSVEYLALMDGREYLLRLKTPQNKSSATAALRERFQLTLRESDVLLWIANGKTNREIAQILDMSPRTVNKHLEQIFRKLGVENRTSAAASAIRLLATK, from the coding sequence ATGCCGGTTGGCAGCCAGGCCCTGAACATCAGCCGGAATATCACCCCGGACGTGGTCCTTATGGATGCCCTGATGCCCAACATGGACGGCTTCGAAACCTGCCGGCGGCTCAAGGAAAACCCCGCTTTCATCGATGTACCCATCATTTTTATGACCGGTTTGAGTAACACCGAACACGTGGTCATGGGCCTTAACTCCGGAGGAGTGGATTACGTCACAAAACCCATTAACACCGCAGAATTACTAGCGCGCATGGACGTGCACCTGGCCAATGCACGGATGGCGAGGAGCGCACGCAGTGCTCTGGACACCGCCGGCCAGAACCTGTTTGCAGTAGACCGGGACGGAAATCTTCTATGGAGCACGCCACAGGTGTGCCGCTGCCTGCCGGACACCTGTCATCCGGACTTTCAGCCCATTCGTGCCAAACTCGCGGAGTGGCTTAGCCACAACCCAGACCCGGGGCATCAAATGCAGCTGAACGCTTTAGACACCCAACACTCGGTGGAATACTTGGCTCTGATGGACGGGCGGGAATACCTGCTGCGGCTGAAAACACCGCAGAATAAGTCCAGCGCGACCGCGGCTTTGAGGGAGCGATTCCAGTTGACGCTGCGCGAATCCGACGTATTGCTGTGGATTGCCAATGGCAAAACCAACCGGGAAATAGCACAGATTCTGGACATGAGCCCGCGCACCGTGAACAAGCATCTGGAGCAGATTTTTCGCAAACTCGGCGTTGAAAACCGAACCTCTGCTGCGGCCAGTGCCATTCGTCTTCTGGCGACAAAATAG
- a CDS encoding porin, producing the protein MNNNKIRRSGLFIAMVAAMGVSAAANAAVELYNEDGTSFSVDGYFNAFYVNRDNNVNNTRDSRVKMGFLPNTIGFNFSKEMGDLTLGGRSSFWTSINDSLDDGLATDTAIDVRQFYATVDGDFGQVLLGKDFGLYARSNIFLDEILMGFGSPGTAGGVSFGNIRAGYPYPLPSAQITYRAPEMFGFKLAVGILDPADTVTGTNDENAAPRFESEVTYATSVSNIALTGWVNGRYQSAENGSTTVDSTGVGYGLKVSLAELTLAASGFTSKGDNPVLISNSAVTEDDADGFLVQAAYAFGANRLVLSYGETDAEILDFETESTTFGFFHDVNSNFKLVAEYNMFEQKNRTTGVTSTDADTIALGAIVMF; encoded by the coding sequence ATGAATAATAATAAAATCAGACGGTCAGGCTTGTTTATTGCGATGGTGGCTGCAATGGGCGTCAGTGCAGCGGCGAATGCGGCGGTGGAGTTGTATAACGAAGACGGCACTTCTTTTTCTGTTGATGGTTATTTCAACGCGTTTTACGTAAATCGTGACAACAACGTAAACAATACCCGCGATTCCCGCGTGAAAATGGGTTTTTTGCCAAACACCATAGGCTTTAATTTCAGCAAAGAAATGGGCGATCTCACTCTGGGTGGTCGTTCGTCATTCTGGACATCGATCAATGACAGTCTAGACGACGGTTTAGCAACAGATACCGCGATTGATGTTCGTCAGTTCTACGCCACCGTTGACGGCGATTTTGGGCAGGTGCTATTGGGTAAAGATTTTGGTCTGTACGCCCGTTCTAACATTTTCCTTGATGAAATTCTGATGGGCTTCGGTTCTCCAGGTACGGCGGGAGGTGTGTCGTTCGGCAACATTCGCGCCGGCTACCCGTACCCGTTACCGTCAGCCCAGATAACGTATCGCGCGCCAGAAATGTTCGGTTTTAAACTTGCTGTTGGTATTCTGGATCCGGCGGACACGGTTACCGGTACCAACGATGAAAACGCAGCACCACGCTTTGAATCTGAAGTCACTTATGCCACTTCTGTGAGCAACATAGCGCTTACCGGCTGGGTTAATGGCCGTTATCAATCTGCGGAAAATGGCAGTACCACCGTTGATAGTACTGGCGTTGGTTACGGCCTTAAAGTGTCGCTTGCCGAGTTGACTCTGGCGGCGTCTGGTTTTACTTCAAAAGGTGATAATCCGGTATTGATTAGCAACTCTGCGGTGACTGAAGACGATGCTGACGGATTTTTAGTGCAGGCTGCCTACGCTTTTGGCGCCAACCGACTGGTGCTGTCGTACGGCGAGACGGACGCGGAAATTCTGGACTTTGAAACCGAGAGCACTACCTTCGGCTTCTTCCACGATGTGAACAGCAATTTCAAGTTGGTGGCGGAATACAATATGTTCGAGCAGAAAAATCGGACGACCGGTGTAACCAGTACCGATGCGGACACCATCGCCCTTGGTGCGATTGTGATGTTCTGA
- the nosP gene encoding nitric oxide-sensing protein NosP, with protein MQPVTTQPAVRVASTCLREPVLAANSLASQLSHSYLGYVLFFCSAEYDLERLGPALQQVFPSVRLSGCTSAGEITARGYDRGCITAIGFDSRFFAIDCALIREMDRFSLLDAQNVIDGLLTNCRNARLAPIKGNTFAITLLDGLSSREELVLATLNAALGSIPQFGGSAGDDERLSNTYVFHDGLFHAGAATVMLVNTPLDFRVFSSHHMTEGKEKLVVTRACSDSRTVYELNAEPAADAYARAVGVSTDELDRTVFALRPLGVKVGGHYFVRSIQCVNPDKSLTFYCAVETGIVMTSMDPQSLLDSVREQLEISENIVGTPLITIGCDCFLRRLEAEITGKSEEVSVFLRQHKVVGFNSYGEQFNGMHINQTFTGVVIGQPDTGSL; from the coding sequence ATGCAGCCAGTAACGACTCAGCCCGCCGTTCGTGTAGCCAGTACGTGCCTTCGCGAGCCGGTTTTGGCAGCGAACAGTCTGGCCAGTCAACTCAGCCACTCGTACTTGGGTTACGTTCTGTTTTTCTGTTCTGCAGAGTACGACCTGGAGCGGCTTGGGCCGGCTTTGCAGCAGGTGTTTCCGAGTGTGCGCCTGTCGGGTTGCACCTCGGCCGGCGAAATTACCGCCCGTGGTTATGATCGGGGGTGCATCACAGCCATTGGCTTTGACAGTCGATTCTTCGCGATCGACTGCGCGCTGATTCGCGAAATGGATCGGTTTTCGCTCCTTGACGCGCAAAATGTTATTGATGGCCTGCTAACGAACTGCCGCAACGCCCGCCTGGCGCCCATCAAAGGCAATACGTTTGCCATCACCTTGTTAGACGGGCTCTCAAGCCGTGAAGAGTTGGTGCTTGCGACGCTGAATGCGGCGCTTGGCAGCATTCCTCAATTTGGCGGATCCGCCGGCGATGACGAGCGTCTCTCCAACACCTATGTATTTCATGATGGCCTCTTTCACGCTGGCGCAGCCACAGTGATGTTGGTGAATACGCCTTTAGACTTTCGGGTATTTTCCAGCCATCACATGACAGAAGGGAAGGAAAAGCTGGTTGTCACGCGTGCCTGCTCTGACAGCAGAACGGTGTATGAGCTAAACGCCGAGCCTGCCGCAGATGCCTACGCCCGAGCGGTTGGGGTATCGACTGACGAATTAGACCGCACGGTATTCGCACTGCGCCCACTCGGTGTGAAAGTCGGAGGTCACTATTTTGTGCGCTCCATTCAATGCGTTAACCCTGATAAAAGCCTGACGTTTTATTGCGCCGTCGAGACCGGAATTGTGATGACGTCTATGGATCCGCAGTCGCTGTTAGACAGCGTGCGTGAACAGCTTGAAATTTCCGAGAACATTGTTGGAACACCATTAATCACCATCGGTTGCGATTGTTTTTTACGCCGCCTTGAAGCCGAAATCACCGGTAAATCAGAAGAAGTATCGGTGTTTTTAAGGCAGCACAAGGTGGTCGGCTTTAATAGCTATGGCGAGCAGTTTAACGGTATGCACATTAACCAGACATTTACGGGGGTGGTTATTGGTCAGCCTGACACCGGTTCCTTGTAA
- a CDS encoding response regulator, giving the protein MEPAYKILIADDHPLFREAISSVIASGFEGSEILETDDLDSALIIAKENDDLDLILLDLNMPGMHGLNGLITLRNEAPTIPVVIVSAEEEKQVVLQAITYGAVGFITKSSPRVKMTEAIQQILNGNVYLPSDIIRTGKESTGRRRRNDDNPVSPELLNSLTRRQLLVLERMSKGESNKQIAYNLNIAETTVKAHVSAILRKLSVHNRVQAILSASDVDFSQYLKR; this is encoded by the coding sequence ATGGAGCCAGCCTACAAGATCCTGATTGCCGATGACCATCCACTGTTTCGCGAAGCGATTAGCAGTGTTATCGCGTCAGGTTTTGAAGGCAGCGAAATTCTCGAAACCGACGATCTGGACAGTGCGCTGATAATCGCCAAGGAAAATGACGATCTAGACCTGATCCTGCTGGATCTGAATATGCCGGGCATGCACGGTCTTAACGGGCTGATTACTTTGCGTAACGAAGCGCCCACCATTCCGGTGGTGATTGTGTCAGCCGAGGAAGAAAAGCAGGTGGTGTTGCAGGCTATTACCTACGGCGCCGTAGGCTTTATCACCAAATCTTCGCCCCGGGTCAAGATGACGGAAGCCATTCAACAAATACTCAACGGCAACGTATATTTACCCTCTGACATCATCCGCACCGGCAAAGAAAGCACAGGGCGGCGCAGACGTAACGATGACAACCCGGTTTCCCCCGAGCTGCTCAACTCTCTGACCCGGCGCCAATTACTGGTGCTCGAGCGAATGTCCAAGGGTGAATCCAACAAGCAGATTGCCTACAATCTCAATATTGCCGAAACCACCGTTAAAGCTCATGTTTCTGCAATATTGCGCAAACTCAGTGTACACAATCGGGTGCAGGCTATTTTGTCCGCCAGCGATGTCGACTTCAGTCAATATTTGAAGCGCTAA
- a CDS encoding PAS domain-containing hybrid sensor histidine kinase/response regulator, protein MVSLTPVPCNDQAHPSAALIRRIDLLEAENGRLRKIRDALIVRVESGTAQKPEPYAAFEHSVVLAEQVRERTEALNDAMDELRGSNKALNRAREEAETSRQRLSDAIESIADGFVLFDHRHLLVQSNSHFRSYWRHAGVAMPTPGTSIETVRSLAFASGLIVEEQREPDSDGVVFLLSNDRWVQMTERPTREGGLVVLYSDITDVKNSEMARRIKALEESERWIRVVTDHVPALIAYVGADLSIQFCNQVYETWYGRDGESPLGKRLDHVHSEELYQRLLPQMLEVLAGHNVNFEFEEAGEKGQVRHMLRSYVPNFDEQNDVVGFFVLIRDITERRKTALALEQAHDDLERRIKERTSALTEAKQEAEQANLSKTKFLAAVSHDLLQPLNAARLFTSALLEQSFGPRAESLVRSVSTSLDDVESLLGTLVDISKLDAGVIKPDVTAFDLRDLLNNIARECQQMAIAEGLVLDFVPSSVVVESDSQLLARILRNFLTNAIRYTSNGRILLGCRRQTGHVLVQVWDTGPGIPHDKLCEIFQEFKRIRPEGSRPDKGLGLGLAIVEKIARMLDHDITVSSVEGQGSVFSVRVPLGQLQPRCTTTEVQYVAARHGMEGARIWVIDNDRAICDGMKTLLEGWDCRVTCAISLADLERQLNPATSPVDLILADYHLDNGETGVDVVASVNSRRHYPTPVVMITANYTNELKQQIRDLGYVLMNKPVKPLKLRNTLNHLIGGPV, encoded by the coding sequence TTGGTCAGCCTGACACCGGTTCCTTGTAACGATCAGGCACACCCGAGCGCGGCGCTGATTCGCCGTATTGATCTGCTGGAAGCTGAAAATGGGCGCCTGCGCAAAATTCGTGATGCGCTGATTGTCAGGGTGGAATCTGGCACGGCCCAAAAACCTGAACCTTACGCTGCGTTTGAGCACTCTGTGGTGCTTGCGGAACAAGTGCGTGAACGCACCGAAGCGTTGAATGATGCCATGGACGAGCTCCGTGGCAGCAACAAGGCGCTGAACCGGGCCCGCGAGGAAGCGGAAACAAGCCGCCAGCGTCTTAGCGATGCCATTGAAAGCATCGCTGATGGTTTCGTGTTGTTTGACCATCGCCATCTGCTGGTGCAGAGCAATAGCCACTTTCGCAGTTACTGGCGGCACGCTGGTGTTGCCATGCCGACCCCGGGTACGAGTATCGAAACCGTTCGAAGCCTGGCGTTCGCGTCGGGTTTGATTGTCGAGGAACAACGTGAGCCCGATTCAGACGGCGTGGTGTTTTTGCTTTCAAATGATCGATGGGTGCAAATGACTGAAAGACCCACCCGAGAGGGCGGTTTGGTAGTGCTCTATTCCGATATCACCGATGTAAAAAACAGTGAAATGGCACGCCGAATCAAAGCGCTTGAAGAGAGCGAACGTTGGATTCGTGTTGTCACTGACCATGTGCCGGCCCTGATCGCCTATGTCGGCGCCGATTTGAGCATTCAGTTCTGTAACCAGGTTTACGAAACCTGGTATGGCCGTGACGGTGAGTCGCCTCTGGGCAAACGCCTTGATCACGTCCATTCCGAAGAGCTGTATCAGCGGCTGCTGCCGCAGATGCTGGAAGTGTTAGCTGGTCATAATGTTAACTTTGAATTTGAAGAAGCCGGCGAAAAGGGCCAGGTGCGTCATATGCTGCGTTCTTACGTGCCGAACTTCGACGAGCAAAATGACGTTGTCGGCTTTTTTGTGCTCATTCGAGATATTACCGAACGTCGTAAAACGGCACTTGCCCTAGAGCAGGCCCATGATGATCTTGAACGCCGCATCAAGGAGCGCACGTCGGCTTTGACCGAGGCGAAGCAGGAAGCGGAACAGGCTAACCTGTCAAAAACCAAATTTTTGGCTGCTGTCAGCCATGATTTACTGCAACCCCTGAATGCCGCCAGGCTGTTCACCAGTGCCTTGCTAGAGCAATCGTTTGGCCCGAGAGCCGAAAGCCTGGTGCGCTCGGTCAGTACCTCTTTGGATGACGTGGAAAGTCTGCTGGGTACTTTGGTGGACATTTCCAAGCTGGACGCTGGCGTTATCAAGCCAGACGTAACCGCGTTTGATCTGCGTGATTTGTTGAATAATATCGCCCGTGAATGCCAGCAAATGGCCATTGCCGAAGGCCTGGTTCTGGACTTTGTGCCATCTTCGGTCGTTGTCGAGTCCGACTCCCAGCTATTGGCTCGCATTCTGCGAAATTTTCTGACCAACGCTATTCGCTACACCAGTAATGGCCGAATTTTGCTTGGCTGCAGGCGCCAAACGGGGCACGTGCTGGTGCAAGTTTGGGACACTGGGCCAGGCATTCCGCACGATAAACTCTGCGAAATTTTCCAGGAGTTCAAACGAATTCGCCCGGAGGGATCACGCCCCGACAAAGGTCTGGGCCTCGGCCTTGCCATTGTGGAAAAAATTGCGCGAATGTTGGATCACGACATTACGGTGTCGTCGGTGGAAGGCCAAGGCTCGGTGTTCAGTGTGCGGGTGCCTTTGGGGCAATTGCAGCCTAGGTGTACAACCACGGAAGTGCAGTACGTGGCAGCCCGACATGGCATGGAGGGCGCCAGGATTTGGGTCATCGATAACGATCGCGCGATCTGCGACGGCATGAAAACTCTGTTGGAAGGCTGGGATTGCCGGGTAACCTGCGCCATTTCACTAGCAGATCTGGAGCGCCAGCTTAATCCGGCGACCAGCCCGGTGGACCTGATACTGGCGGACTATCACCTTGATAATGGCGAAACCGGAGTGGACGTTGTCGCCAGCGTTAACAGTCGCCGGCATTACCCCACGCCGGTGGTGATGATTACTGCCAACTACACCAACGAACTGAAGCAGCAAATCCGTGACTTGGGTTACGTGCTGATGAATAAGCCAGTCAAGCCACTGAAACTCAGGAACACGTTAAACCATTTGATCGGTGGGCCAGTGTGA
- a CDS encoding cysteine hydrolase family protein, protein MTKTALIIVDMQNDYFPEGKWTLNGVEAAAENVAKVLAYFRERQQPVIHVRHEFASSDAPFFVPGTDGANIRASLAPADGEFQVLKHEVNSFKGTKLQALLQREQITHLVIAGAMSHICIDAITRAAGDMGYANVVLHDACATLDAEFNGVKVPAEHVHAAFMAGLAFAYAEVIATDAFLTRA, encoded by the coding sequence ATGACCAAGACCGCCCTGATTATCGTCGATATGCAGAATGACTACTTTCCCGAGGGCAAATGGACGCTGAACGGCGTTGAGGCTGCTGCCGAAAACGTTGCAAAGGTGCTCGCTTATTTCCGCGAACGTCAGCAACCCGTGATTCACGTTCGCCATGAATTTGCCTCCAGCGACGCTCCGTTTTTTGTGCCGGGCACTGACGGCGCTAACATTCGCGCCAGCTTGGCACCGGCAGACGGTGAGTTCCAGGTTCTGAAGCACGAAGTAAACAGCTTCAAAGGCACCAAGCTGCAAGCTCTGCTGCAGCGCGAGCAGATCACCCATTTAGTGATTGCGGGTGCGATGAGTCACATTTGCATCGACGCCATCACCCGTGCTGCCGGCGACATGGGCTACGCCAACGTTGTTTTGCACGACGCATGTGCAACGCTAGACGCCGAGTTCAATGGCGTTAAAGTGCCGGCGGAGCATGTGCACGCAGCGTTTATGGCCGGCTTGGCATTTGCTTACGCTGAGGTTATTGCCACAGATGCTTTTTTGACACGGGCATAA